The following proteins are encoded in a genomic region of Poecilia reticulata strain Guanapo linkage group LG11, Guppy_female_1.0+MT, whole genome shotgun sequence:
- the LOC103473032 gene encoding lamin-A-like isoform X3: protein MLRRVDGENRIQTLKEELDFQKNLYSEELRETKRRHDSRMVELDNGHQQDFESKLAEALAEMRSQHELQIKLYKEEMEKTYNTKLDSARQSADRSSHLVGAAHEELQQTRVRLESTSAQLSQLQKQLAAREAKLRELEDALSRERDTTRRLLGEKDREMAEMRQRMQQQLDEYQELLDVKLALDMEICAYRKLLEGEEERLRLSPSPPPTRVAGSRSSTSVAHSRSVHGSARSSPAKRRRHNDTDSEASSFAGGTVARTRITQQASASGRVTVDEVDLDGKFVRLSNKADEDQNLGSWQLKRQIGSNSPIIFKFPAKFTLKAGQRVTIWASGSGGVHNPPSDLLWKTQSSWGTGDQFQTTLISASGEEMAMRKVTRTQLEDEDEDMQVAHSTCADGEYNLRSRTVLCGSCGLPSDKSSTCSVSSASRSFRSGGISEGLVPQSYVFSSSTARKTGSRMESCPIM from the exons ATGCTGCGCCGGGTGGATGGAGAGAACCGGATCCAGACGCTGAAGGAGGAGCTGGACTTCCAGAAGAACCTTTACTCTGAG GAGCTGCGGGAGACGAAGCGTCGCCATGACTCCCGCATGGTGGAGCTGGACAACGGCCACCAGCAGGACTTTGAGAGCAAACTGGCCGAGGCGCTGGCCGAGATGCGCAGCCAGCATGAGCTGCAGATTAAACTGTACaaggaggagatggagaaaaCCTACAACACCAAG CTGGACAGCGCCCGTCAGTCCGCGGACAGGAGCAGCCACCTGGTCGGCGCCGCCCacgaggagctgcagcagaccCGGGTCCGGCTGGAGTCCACGTCCGCCCAGCTCAGCCAGCTGCAGAAACAG CTGGCGGCCCGCGAGGCGAAGCTGAGGGAGCTGGAGGACGCCCTGTCGCGGGAGCGGGACACGACCCGCCGGCTGCTGGGGGAGAAGGACCGGGAGATGGCGGAGATGCGGCAGcgcatgcagcagcagctggacgagtaccaggagctgctggacgTGAAGCTGGCTCTGGACATGGAAATCTGCGCCTacaggaagctgctggagggggaggaggagag GCTGCGTCTGTCCCCCAGTCCTCCTCCCACCAGAGTGGCAGGAAGTCGCTCCTCCACCTCCGTGGCCCACTCCCGCTCCGTCCACGGCAGCGCTCGCAGCTCCCCGGCGAAGAGGCGCCGCCACAACGACACCGACAGCGAGGCGTCCAGCTTCGCCGGCGGCACCGTGGCGCGCACACGCATCACCCAGCAGGCCTCGGCCAGCGGGCGGGTCACCGTGGACGAGGTGGACCTGGACGGGAAGTTCGTCCGACTCAGCAACAAGGCGGATGAG GACCAGAATCTGGGGAGCTGGCAGCTGAAGAGGCAGATCGGATCCAACTCTCCGATCATCTTCAAGTTCCCGGCTAAGTTCACCCTGAAGGCCGGTCAGAGAGTCACG ATCTGGGCCTCCGGCTCTGGAGGAGTCCACAACCCTCCTTCAGACCTGCTGTGGAAGACCCAGAGCTCCTGGGGAACCGGAGACCAGTTCCAGACCACCCTGATCAGCGCCAGCGGAGAG GAGATGGCCATGAGGAAGGTAACCCGCACTCAGcttgaagatgaagatgaagacatG CAGGTGGCCCACAGCACCTGCGCAGACGGCGAGTACAACCTGCGCAGCCGGACCGTCCTCTGCGGCTCCTGCGGACTTCCGTCTGACAAATCCAGCACCTGCTCCGTGTCGTCTGCGTCCCGCTCGTTCCGCAGCGGAGGAATCTCCGAAGGATTGGTGCCACAGTCGTACgtgttcagcagcagcacagctcGTAAG
- the LOC103473032 gene encoding lamin-A-like isoform X2: MATPKNTPRGGSTPLSPNRITRLQEKEDLCNLNDRLAVYIDKVRSLEAENAGLRLRITESETEVTRELTGLKAAYETELADARQTLDSVAKERARLQLELGKVREDHKELKARNTKKESELAAALQRLRDLEALLNSKDASLSTALGEKRSLDAENRELKAQVAKLEASLGDAKKQLQDEMLRRVDGENRIQTLKEELDFQKNLYSEELRETKRRHDSRMVELDNGHQQDFESKLAEALAEMRSQHELQIKLYKEEMEKTYNTKLDSARQSADRSSHLVGAAHEELQQTRVRLESTSAQLSQLQKQLAAREAKLRELEDALSRERDTTRRLLGEKDREMAEMRQRMQQQLDEYQELLDVKLALDMEICAYRKLLEGEEERLRLSPSPPPTRVAGSRSSTSVAHSRSVHGSARSSPAKRRRHNDTDSEASSFAGGTVARTRITQQASASGRVTVDEVDLDGKFVRLSNKADEDQNLGSWQLKRQIGSNSPIIFKFPAKFTLKAGQRVTIWASGSGGVHNPPSDLLWKTQSSWGTGDQFQTTLISASGEEMAMRKVTRTQLEDEDEDMVAHSTCADGEYNLRSRTVLCGSCGLPSDKSSTCSVSSASRSFRSGGISEGLVPQSYVFSSSTARKTGSRMESCPIM, translated from the exons ATGGCGACACCCAAAAACACCCCCAGAGGCGGAAGCACCCCGCTGTCCCCCAACCGCATCACCCGGCTGCAGGAGAAGGAGGACCTCTGCAACCTCAACGACCGTCTGGCCGTCTACATCGACAAGGTGCGCTCCCTGGAGGCGGAGAACGCCGGCCTGCGTCTACGCATCACCGAGTCCGAGACGGAGGTGACCCGGGAGCTGACGGGCCTGAAGGCCGCCTACGAGACCGAGCTGGCCGACGCCCGGCAGACTCTGGACTCGGTGGCCAAGGAGCGGGCgaggctgcagctggagctggGCAAAGTCAGGGAGGACCACAAGGAGCTGAAGGCCAG GAACACCAAGAAGGAGTCGGAGCTGGCGGCCGCCCTGCAGAGGCTCCGAGACCTGGAGGCTCTGCTGAACTCCAAGGACGCGTCTCTGTCGACGGCTCTGGGAGAGAAACGCAGCCTGGATGCGGAGAACCGGGAGCTGAAGGCCCAGGTGGCGAAG CTGGAGGCCAGTTTGGGCGACGCgaagaagcagctgcaggacgAGATGCTGCGCCGGGTGGATGGAGAGAACCGGATCCAGACGCTGAAGGAGGAGCTGGACTTCCAGAAGAACCTTTACTCTGAG GAGCTGCGGGAGACGAAGCGTCGCCATGACTCCCGCATGGTGGAGCTGGACAACGGCCACCAGCAGGACTTTGAGAGCAAACTGGCCGAGGCGCTGGCCGAGATGCGCAGCCAGCATGAGCTGCAGATTAAACTGTACaaggaggagatggagaaaaCCTACAACACCAAG CTGGACAGCGCCCGTCAGTCCGCGGACAGGAGCAGCCACCTGGTCGGCGCCGCCCacgaggagctgcagcagaccCGGGTCCGGCTGGAGTCCACGTCCGCCCAGCTCAGCCAGCTGCAGAAACAG CTGGCGGCCCGCGAGGCGAAGCTGAGGGAGCTGGAGGACGCCCTGTCGCGGGAGCGGGACACGACCCGCCGGCTGCTGGGGGAGAAGGACCGGGAGATGGCGGAGATGCGGCAGcgcatgcagcagcagctggacgagtaccaggagctgctggacgTGAAGCTGGCTCTGGACATGGAAATCTGCGCCTacaggaagctgctggagggggaggaggagag GCTGCGTCTGTCCCCCAGTCCTCCTCCCACCAGAGTGGCAGGAAGTCGCTCCTCCACCTCCGTGGCCCACTCCCGCTCCGTCCACGGCAGCGCTCGCAGCTCCCCGGCGAAGAGGCGCCGCCACAACGACACCGACAGCGAGGCGTCCAGCTTCGCCGGCGGCACCGTGGCGCGCACACGCATCACCCAGCAGGCCTCGGCCAGCGGGCGGGTCACCGTGGACGAGGTGGACCTGGACGGGAAGTTCGTCCGACTCAGCAACAAGGCGGATGAG GACCAGAATCTGGGGAGCTGGCAGCTGAAGAGGCAGATCGGATCCAACTCTCCGATCATCTTCAAGTTCCCGGCTAAGTTCACCCTGAAGGCCGGTCAGAGAGTCACG ATCTGGGCCTCCGGCTCTGGAGGAGTCCACAACCCTCCTTCAGACCTGCTGTGGAAGACCCAGAGCTCCTGGGGAACCGGAGACCAGTTCCAGACCACCCTGATCAGCGCCAGCGGAGAG GAGATGGCCATGAGGAAGGTAACCCGCACTCAGcttgaagatgaagatgaagacatG GTGGCCCACAGCACCTGCGCAGACGGCGAGTACAACCTGCGCAGCCGGACCGTCCTCTGCGGCTCCTGCGGACTTCCGTCTGACAAATCCAGCACCTGCTCCGTGTCGTCTGCGTCCCGCTCGTTCCGCAGCGGAGGAATCTCCGAAGGATTGGTGCCACAGTCGTACgtgttcagcagcagcacagctcGTAAG
- the LOC103473032 gene encoding lamin-A-like isoform X1 yields MATPKNTPRGGSTPLSPNRITRLQEKEDLCNLNDRLAVYIDKVRSLEAENAGLRLRITESETEVTRELTGLKAAYETELADARQTLDSVAKERARLQLELGKVREDHKELKARNTKKESELAAALQRLRDLEALLNSKDASLSTALGEKRSLDAENRELKAQVAKLEASLGDAKKQLQDEMLRRVDGENRIQTLKEELDFQKNLYSEELRETKRRHDSRMVELDNGHQQDFESKLAEALAEMRSQHELQIKLYKEEMEKTYNTKLDSARQSADRSSHLVGAAHEELQQTRVRLESTSAQLSQLQKQLAAREAKLRELEDALSRERDTTRRLLGEKDREMAEMRQRMQQQLDEYQELLDVKLALDMEICAYRKLLEGEEERLRLSPSPPPTRVAGSRSSTSVAHSRSVHGSARSSPAKRRRHNDTDSEASSFAGGTVARTRITQQASASGRVTVDEVDLDGKFVRLSNKADEDQNLGSWQLKRQIGSNSPIIFKFPAKFTLKAGQRVTIWASGSGGVHNPPSDLLWKTQSSWGTGDQFQTTLISASGEEMAMRKVTRTQLEDEDEDMQVAHSTCADGEYNLRSRTVLCGSCGLPSDKSSTCSVSSASRSFRSGGISEGLVPQSYVFSSSTARKTGSRMESCPIM; encoded by the exons ATGGCGACACCCAAAAACACCCCCAGAGGCGGAAGCACCCCGCTGTCCCCCAACCGCATCACCCGGCTGCAGGAGAAGGAGGACCTCTGCAACCTCAACGACCGTCTGGCCGTCTACATCGACAAGGTGCGCTCCCTGGAGGCGGAGAACGCCGGCCTGCGTCTACGCATCACCGAGTCCGAGACGGAGGTGACCCGGGAGCTGACGGGCCTGAAGGCCGCCTACGAGACCGAGCTGGCCGACGCCCGGCAGACTCTGGACTCGGTGGCCAAGGAGCGGGCgaggctgcagctggagctggGCAAAGTCAGGGAGGACCACAAGGAGCTGAAGGCCAG GAACACCAAGAAGGAGTCGGAGCTGGCGGCCGCCCTGCAGAGGCTCCGAGACCTGGAGGCTCTGCTGAACTCCAAGGACGCGTCTCTGTCGACGGCTCTGGGAGAGAAACGCAGCCTGGATGCGGAGAACCGGGAGCTGAAGGCCCAGGTGGCGAAG CTGGAGGCCAGTTTGGGCGACGCgaagaagcagctgcaggacgAGATGCTGCGCCGGGTGGATGGAGAGAACCGGATCCAGACGCTGAAGGAGGAGCTGGACTTCCAGAAGAACCTTTACTCTGAG GAGCTGCGGGAGACGAAGCGTCGCCATGACTCCCGCATGGTGGAGCTGGACAACGGCCACCAGCAGGACTTTGAGAGCAAACTGGCCGAGGCGCTGGCCGAGATGCGCAGCCAGCATGAGCTGCAGATTAAACTGTACaaggaggagatggagaaaaCCTACAACACCAAG CTGGACAGCGCCCGTCAGTCCGCGGACAGGAGCAGCCACCTGGTCGGCGCCGCCCacgaggagctgcagcagaccCGGGTCCGGCTGGAGTCCACGTCCGCCCAGCTCAGCCAGCTGCAGAAACAG CTGGCGGCCCGCGAGGCGAAGCTGAGGGAGCTGGAGGACGCCCTGTCGCGGGAGCGGGACACGACCCGCCGGCTGCTGGGGGAGAAGGACCGGGAGATGGCGGAGATGCGGCAGcgcatgcagcagcagctggacgagtaccaggagctgctggacgTGAAGCTGGCTCTGGACATGGAAATCTGCGCCTacaggaagctgctggagggggaggaggagag GCTGCGTCTGTCCCCCAGTCCTCCTCCCACCAGAGTGGCAGGAAGTCGCTCCTCCACCTCCGTGGCCCACTCCCGCTCCGTCCACGGCAGCGCTCGCAGCTCCCCGGCGAAGAGGCGCCGCCACAACGACACCGACAGCGAGGCGTCCAGCTTCGCCGGCGGCACCGTGGCGCGCACACGCATCACCCAGCAGGCCTCGGCCAGCGGGCGGGTCACCGTGGACGAGGTGGACCTGGACGGGAAGTTCGTCCGACTCAGCAACAAGGCGGATGAG GACCAGAATCTGGGGAGCTGGCAGCTGAAGAGGCAGATCGGATCCAACTCTCCGATCATCTTCAAGTTCCCGGCTAAGTTCACCCTGAAGGCCGGTCAGAGAGTCACG ATCTGGGCCTCCGGCTCTGGAGGAGTCCACAACCCTCCTTCAGACCTGCTGTGGAAGACCCAGAGCTCCTGGGGAACCGGAGACCAGTTCCAGACCACCCTGATCAGCGCCAGCGGAGAG GAGATGGCCATGAGGAAGGTAACCCGCACTCAGcttgaagatgaagatgaagacatG CAGGTGGCCCACAGCACCTGCGCAGACGGCGAGTACAACCTGCGCAGCCGGACCGTCCTCTGCGGCTCCTGCGGACTTCCGTCTGACAAATCCAGCACCTGCTCCGTGTCGTCTGCGTCCCGCTCGTTCCGCAGCGGAGGAATCTCCGAAGGATTGGTGCCACAGTCGTACgtgttcagcagcagcacagctcGTAAG